The nucleotide window TTGATCTGTTGTTGTCGCCGAAATAGAATGGTCTCAATGGTGATCTGAATtttcgaggagacggctttggagcttgccattgtcacctgcctcgcagatccatgaaccaaagatgaaggttcatcctatcgagaagatcatgttgtcgaggtccatcgagctctcggatgcaaagtcgccaaaaacccctacctggcgcgtcagctgtcgatgtttcaccaccgatagcctgccacgggggtatccagggcagtatgttcgggcttcagcgtatgcagaactcgacggttaacgcaagagacagtcgatttatcctagttcgggccctcgatcgttgatcgagtaatagccctacgtctagtcggtgttagcctttgcgttggattgattgtctagTGTTGTGTTGCGTTGTCTGTTCCTAGgaaccttgccctcctttatatagtcaggaggtcagaatcctagtcggtttacaataagagttcctagtagtattacagaataatacttctactaagattacaggggaagaatcctagttggactagatcttctcccttccttgtggggtatcctgtgggtcccacaccgacacATACCTTCttgccgagtgtcacagcgtagacactcgacaaagaagccatTTTAACCCCAGAATGCACAGATTTTTGCCACAtgtccgctttgccgagtgtattttttatgacactcggtaaatagcccttttgccgagtgtaacactcggcaaagctgccacATATAATCAGTTTATTTGGTTCGGTCATAATGACgtaccacattcaaataaacatcacatccatcacagatagttcacaataggcatcacaggctgttcatatagatatatcgaccaCATGCAAATGAACTTCACAATcacaaatgcaaataaacttcagaatcacaagTACATAGTTCCCAGTCGCTCTCCAGGCTCTTCAGGAATGCAAATAAACTATGACCACGGTGACCACTATGACCACTGTCAGTCATAAGGCTCATTTGATGCCgcagattgattctgcacaaaggagacaAGATAAATCATTAACAGTGATTGCGAACGAAACATACAAGTATTATAAATAAACTAGCAACTAGAAAAAGCGATTAATTCTGCGGAAACTAAAAGTAGCTAAGTTACAGTGATTGAGAACGAAACAATGATTACAAGGTTAACTACaaactagaaataaactagaaacaacgattataaggttgtgaagtgactcacggtgcctgaaacagtatttggagcaggttgaggaggagggactggcatcggtggtggaggttgaccgattgcagcgtaatcacccctcatatattcaaacatctacagtcactctgcctccatcctctgtcGCTCTGCCTCtatcttcgcctctagctcctcccggcgccacatttcttgttccagctgagcctataatatttcatcccaatgttacaatgcaatacaaaagtatgtaaaaatcaatcaaTGATGAATAAAACGGAAATAACCTGAAATGCGTtcatcttcgcctctagctcctcccgacGCCTCGtttcttcgtttgctttttttagaatttaaaaaccattcggttacacgttcgtggtcgtgttttctgaacaagatgttcgaaatttcttttcatttcccgggtaaggcctcacactggacttaataacatgaatatcattttcctactcattttattctattatttgaatcacttgcagttcaaatttgacttataccaaaaaattctttgAAATGCAATAagttaattaaatatagcaaacagatccagaaatataccaaatcttaacatggagtaccacatattgtatgtggagagtagaaaaagtttcaaggtcagaagagaaaaaaaaacttattattttatgcagttatagctcaaattcaatttatatcaattaaaattttataattgcacttaataaattaaaattatcaaacggatccaaaaaattaccaaaattacacatgaatcaatctatgttctctattgcctatacaaaaagttttgtagtcaaaccccaattcgatcatcactttgaccccaaatcttaccgaatccttctcaacgctacattcttctttgctgagtgctgaaaaaaaaacactcggcaaactgctaATGGCTGGCACACTAACTGACGGATGTCCACGTGgcggttttttgccgagtgtctctgttttgccgagtgttttttcttagtttgccgaatgtttttttttcagcactcggcaaagagtttgtttgccgagtgtcattatTTTGCAAAGTGTATTttttgcggcactcggcaaagagcttaacGACGATTGAAAACGTATTTATACACACATGTCAACTTTTTTTTCTCGAGCACGCAAAAATACCATACCCTTAGTAGGAGTATGTGTAAGGCGCACTTACATTTATATACCTATATATGTTTTTATTATTACAACACAAACCCGGCCAGCATTGATCATGTTGCACCGCAAATCATCATAATTATTATTGTGTAGTCTAGCAAAATACTACTGTACTTATTATTCTGCACATCTATTgcggtgatatatatatatagacacacacacacataacCGCAATAGACTTGGATAGGGTAGCGCTAAGGTAGGTAGCAGCGAAACCTTTATTTTATATATGATCGCATCGCTTTGTTGATCAAACCGCTGCCTCGTCTTCTTCGCGATCGCGGTTGCCACAATCGGTCGTGTCGAGTGCGACACCAGCAGCACCGATTGGAACACGGCGGTAGGACGGCCACACCCACAACGCCAGCACCGCGGACACCACCGCGCCGAGCAGCGTCACGCCGAGGAGGATGAAGAAGGACACCCTGAAGCACTGTATGCCGATGCCGATGCAGGTGTGGTGGTCCTGGCGCTGAGCCTCACGGTTGTAGAGGCGCCCCGTCACTTGCACGTTGAGGATGTACGACCCGACGGCGCCCGGCAGCACGGCCAGGTTGTATAGCGCCGCCAAGTGCCTGGTCCCGAACACCTCCGAGATGGTGACGAACACCACCGCCCACAGCGCACCGAGGCTGAACCCCATGATCGCCGAGGTGTGGTAGAGGCCGGAGGGCACGCCTAGGGCGATGAACAGATGGCCGAAGCAGGCGAGGAGGAACGCCACGGTGAGCGCCGCCGGGCGTGGCAGCTTGTGACGAGCAACCATGTACTCGGAACCGAATCCGCCCACCAGGCGCCCGGCGTAGTCCAGTAGGCTCACCAGAGACACCAGCTTGGAGGTGGCTCCGTCCTTGTACCGGAGCGACTGCCCGATCTGGTCGATCATGTCGATCGGAGTCTGCACGCCGCCGCCGATGGCGAAGGTGACGACGAAGATAAGCATCATTTTAACGGAGAAAACATCACGCAGGATGGAGCGCCACTCCAGCCGgaagctcgacggcggcgtcgggTTTCTGTTGTTGAGCATGGACGAGGACGACCCCGCGCCTGCTGCCTCGCCAGAGGTTGCAGCCGTCGCGGGCGACGACGAGTCCTGCTTCACGGCGACGACGAGCAGGGAGATGACGAGGAAGACAACGACGAAGATGGCCGTGACGTAGTAGGCGGGTCCAGGGAGGTGCGCGGCCGCTACCAGGTCGACGACGTGGAGGATGAGGAGGCACGCAGAAGCGGAGACGGAGACGAGGAGGAAAAGCACGACGCCTCTGCGTTCGACTTCCGAACGCGCCGCCCCGGTCCCAGCTGGCCCGGGCCCGGCCGGGATGACGCGGATGCTGTTGCAGGCGAAGGGCAGCAGCACCAAGTACAGACACGCCATGAAGAGCAGAAGGGCCGAGCCGCCAGAGGCGTGGCCGAACTGCGTCAAGATGTCGCCGCCGAGGCCTGCGAAGGCCAAGAGCAGGGAGAGCACAGGCCCGCGGTGGTCGGGGAGGTTCTTGACGGAGCTGACGAGCGCGCCGGTGACGGCGAAGGACTGAGAGTTGGCGCCAAGCGCGATGGAGATGCCCATGAGCCACAGGGGGGGCCGAGCGATGTGCCCGGCTACGGCGAGGTAGGGCACGATGTTCGCCAGCACCCCGAGCAGGTTCATGGCGGCGACGGACGCGAGCACGACCCACGGCGGGGCGAAGTCGTAGATGAGGCTCGGCAAGAACCCGAAGCTTGCACCGAGGTTCTTGCAGACGGCCAGCACGCTGAGTGCCTTGTAGTCGTAGCCCAAGGAAGTCTTGATGGCCTTGGAGTAGACGGGGAAGAGGAAGACGCTTCCGCCGGCGGCCATGAGTACCAGGGTAGAGGTGACCAAGGCCACCCACCTGCCGCGGAGGAGGTGCAGGGCGGCGCTGAGCGGCGGCATTGTTGGTTAGCTAGGTTCACAGAATGAACAGGGTAAATGGGTAATAAAACAGTAGGTGATGATACGTTGGCCAGGTTCTAGACGTGGTCTTGGGTCGGTGGGGGAACACGGAAAGCGATTGCACCCACCTTTTTTTTGagaaatcaaaaaaaaaaaaatctcacggTGCAAAAAGCCTTGGAAGATAACCGCTGGATATAACATGCTTAGCCCGAAAGAGGCGAGCTAGCCCCGGCAGAAAGTCGATTGTCACGTTCCTTCGAAGCCTGACCGCGAGGAATGTTTTGCATGTCCGTAGCCTGGCTGGTCTCGATGAAACATGCAACCAAACTAGCGCTGCTTGCATCAGGCGAGCCTGGTTTGGCCGGCTGCGGGAA belongs to Miscanthus floridulus cultivar M001 chromosome 4, ASM1932011v1, whole genome shotgun sequence and includes:
- the LOC136550718 gene encoding protein NUCLEAR FUSION DEFECTIVE 4-like; its protein translation is MPPLSAALHLLRGRWVALVTSTLVLMAAGGSVFLFPVYSKAIKTSLGYDYKALSVLAVCKNLGASFGFLPSLIYDFAPPWVVLASVAAMNLLGVLANIVPYLAVAGHIARPPLWLMGISIALGANSQSFAVTGALVSSVKNLPDHRGPVLSLLLAFAGLGGDILTQFGHASGGSALLLFMACLYLVLLPFACNSIRVIPAGPGPAGTGAARSEVERRGVVLFLLVSVSASACLLILHVVDLVAAAHLPGPAYYVTAIFVVVFLVISLLVVAVKQDSSSPATAATSGEAAGAGSSSSMLNNRNPTPPSSFRLEWRSILRDVFSVKMMLIFVVTFAIGGGVQTPIDMIDQIGQSLRYKDGATSKLVSLVSLLDYAGRLVGGFGSEYMVARHKLPRPAALTVAFLLACFGHLFIALGVPSGLYHTSAIMGFSLGALWAVVFVTISEVFGTRHLAALYNLAVLPGAVGSYILNVQVTGRLYNREAQRQDHHTCIGIGIQCFRVSFFILLGVTLLGAVVSAVLALWVWPSYRRVPIGAAGVALDTTDCGNRDREEDEAAV